In Panulirus ornatus isolate Po-2019 chromosome 49, ASM3632096v1, whole genome shotgun sequence, the following proteins share a genomic window:
- the LOC139764288 gene encoding importin subunit alpha-3-like, translated as MAGGGSKAQIEVLLSSGGLQPLVTAVSKFDTRLEVSVTNGIKRILKETDGDNSVKLEIEECGGLEIIESILYHENTDVCANVAEILSYFQESDEENGTKNQEKEQALPEKASKYVADLTEE; from the exons atggcaggaggaggaagtaaagcaCAGATTGAGGTTTTGTTGTCTTCTGGAGGGCTGCAGCCGCTGGTGACTGCTGTGTCGAAATTTGATACTAGATTAGAAGTTTCTGTTACAAACGGAATCAAGAGAATTCTGAAG GAGACGGATGGGGATAATTCTGTCAAACTGGAGATAGAGGAGTGTGGAGGTCTTGAAATTATAGAGAGTATTCTCTACCATGAAAACACTGACGTTTGTGCCAATGTTGCTGAAATTTTAAGCTATTTCCAAGAGTCAGATGAAGAAAATGGCACAAAGAATCAAGAAAAAGAACAGGCATTACCAGAAAAAGCATCCAAATATGTGGCTGATCTGACTGAAGAGTAA